From the genome of Nicotiana sylvestris chromosome 2, ASM39365v2, whole genome shotgun sequence, one region includes:
- the LOC138885019 gene encoding uncharacterized protein → MAEQQALTTTVRNLERQMGQLDSAQNTRPAAALPSDTEANPKASLNVVSLRNRRQLEEVQINIPLIDILQEVPKYAKYIKDIVANKRRITEFETVALTEECSSRIQGKLPQKLKDPGSFTIKISIGKHVVGRALCDLGASINLMPLYMFRQLGLDEPCPTIVIL, encoded by the exons ATGGCTGAACAACAAGCCCTCACCACAACAGTGAGAAATTTGGAGCGTCAAATGGGACAACTTGACAGTGCTCAAAACACTAGACCAGCTGCAGCTCTTCCAAGTGACACTGAAGCAAATCCTAAGGCGTCCCTTAATGTCGTGTCGTTGAGGAATAGGAGACAACTAGAAGAA GTGCAAAttaatattccattgattgacaTCTTACAAGAAGTACCCAAATATGCAAAGTACATCAAGGACATTGTGGCAAATAAAAGGAGGATAACTGAGTTTGAGACTGTGGCACTCACTGAGGAGTGCAGTTCCAGAATTCAAGGCAAGTTACCTCAGAAATTGAAGGATCCAGGTAGTTTCACTATCAAAATCTCAATTGGTAAACATGTTGTTGGGCGAGCTTTATGTGATCTTGGAGCGAGCATCAACTTGATGCCGCTATATATGTTCAGACAGTTGGGGTTGGATGAGCCATGCCCAACAATAGTTATCTTATAG